Proteins co-encoded in one Bremerella sp. TYQ1 genomic window:
- a CDS encoding protein kinase yields MADLTAEEFAQRVIDFNLLEHRQVEQVWSELGTREVSLGEFQNLMLRKELMTNYQVERVVKGLRTGYFYGDYKVLYMIGTGTFARVFRTVHKDTGKVVAAKVLRRRFSEDPKRASQFMTEGELGKGLRHPNICPIYEVHSETSMYQQGTSYFLIIEFIEGQNLRDLLRIRGKFSPKEATQLMIDITSGLAYAAERGLTHRDLKTSNVLISARGRAKLVDFGLAAFAEQVSEDGQASNPRTVDYAGLEIATNAPRDDPRSDIYFAGAIYYHMLSGAIPLYETRDRQKRLAATRYLNVESIAKVAPDLPRSVASVVMKAMETNPDKRYQTNGQMLMDLKMAAKRLELGDESTAGEIRGKLEAQNEARIAKQFEGYNKTIMIVESNMDMQNVLRDRLKKYGYRVLVISDPQRALNRFAEDSSPADIIVFSAIDMGVAALDGFNQFAEDIHTKDKPAVLIVKERQTAIREAAQMGENRAIMTMPVKVRELRKLVHELLKDPLDPEEEDAEAEAGTH; encoded by the coding sequence ATGGCTGATCTCACCGCCGAAGAATTTGCGCAGCGCGTTATCGATTTCAACCTTCTCGAGCATCGGCAAGTCGAGCAGGTCTGGAGCGAACTGGGAACTCGCGAAGTCTCTCTGGGTGAATTCCAGAATCTGATGCTCCGTAAAGAGCTGATGACCAACTATCAGGTCGAGCGAGTCGTGAAAGGACTCCGTACCGGCTACTTTTACGGCGACTACAAAGTCCTGTACATGATCGGTACCGGAACGTTCGCACGCGTGTTCCGCACAGTCCACAAAGACACCGGCAAAGTGGTCGCCGCGAAGGTGCTTCGACGACGATTCAGCGAAGATCCGAAGCGTGCGTCGCAGTTCATGACGGAAGGTGAACTGGGCAAAGGGCTACGTCATCCGAATATCTGTCCTATTTACGAGGTCCATTCTGAAACCTCGATGTATCAGCAGGGGACCAGCTACTTCCTGATCATTGAGTTCATCGAAGGACAAAACCTTCGCGATCTGCTTCGCATTCGTGGCAAATTCAGCCCGAAAGAAGCGACCCAATTGATGATCGACATTACCTCTGGCTTAGCCTACGCAGCCGAGCGTGGTTTGACACACCGTGACTTGAAGACCTCGAACGTGCTCATCTCGGCTCGAGGCCGTGCTAAGCTCGTCGACTTCGGTTTGGCGGCGTTTGCTGAACAAGTCAGCGAAGATGGCCAGGCCTCCAATCCTCGTACGGTTGACTACGCAGGTTTGGAAATCGCCACCAATGCTCCACGTGACGATCCACGAAGTGATATCTACTTCGCTGGCGCCATTTATTACCATATGCTCAGTGGTGCGATTCCGCTTTACGAAACTCGTGATCGCCAAAAGCGGCTCGCGGCGACACGCTATCTGAATGTCGAATCAATTGCCAAAGTCGCCCCAGATCTTCCGCGTTCGGTGGCATCTGTCGTGATGAAGGCGATGGAAACCAACCCCGACAAGCGCTATCAAACCAACGGCCAGATGCTGATGGATTTGAAGATGGCGGCTAAGCGTCTGGAGCTCGGCGACGAATCGACCGCCGGGGAAATTCGTGGCAAGCTCGAAGCCCAAAACGAAGCACGCATTGCCAAGCAGTTCGAGGGCTACAACAAGACGATCATGATCGTCGAGTCCAATATGGACATGCAGAATGTGCTTCGCGATCGCCTGAAAAAGTATGGCTACCGCGTGTTAGTGATCAGCGATCCACAGCGTGCTTTGAATCGTTTCGCCGAAGATTCGTCGCCTGCGGATATCATTGTTTTCAGTGCAATCGACATGGGCGTCGCGGCGTTGGATGGCTTCAACCAATTTGCGGAAGACATCCACACTAAAGACAAGCCCGCCGTGTTGATCGTCAAAGAACGTCAAACGGCCATTCGTGAGGCGGCTCAAATGGGCGAGAACCGGGCGATTATGACGATGCCGGTCAAAGTTCGCGAGCTTCGCAAGCTCGTCCATGAACTTCTTAAAGACCCGCTCGATCCCGAAGAAGAAGATGCCGAAGCCGAAGCAGGCACCCACTAG
- a CDS encoding NTP transferase domain-containing protein has translation MGKRIAIVLAAGKGTRMQSDMPKVLFPVLQRPMIEYVLDALRQVGVEQIICVVGYRADDVRQALSSHDDVVFVEQTEQLGTGHAVQMCLDELRKVDGSVVVLAGDSPLVQSSSLKELFEAFESGGHACLLGTLKRDNPTGLGRIVRDSSGVFEGIVEEKDASPEQRAIDEVNMSTYVFQASRLVEALTRLDNNNAQGEYYLTDCPKILKGLGDKVDAVPVLKSCEAYSINSRDQLAEVERVMAEIGYNS, from the coding sequence ATGGGAAAGCGGATTGCAATTGTCCTGGCTGCCGGAAAAGGTACCCGGATGCAGTCGGATATGCCGAAGGTCCTCTTTCCGGTCTTGCAGCGACCCATGATCGAGTACGTGCTGGACGCTTTACGTCAGGTCGGTGTCGAACAGATCATCTGTGTCGTTGGCTATCGTGCTGACGATGTTCGCCAGGCCCTCAGCAGCCACGACGACGTAGTATTTGTCGAGCAAACCGAGCAGCTTGGTACTGGGCACGCCGTTCAGATGTGTCTGGATGAACTGCGAAAAGTCGATGGAAGCGTTGTCGTATTGGCTGGGGATTCTCCTTTGGTTCAGTCGTCGTCGCTGAAAGAGCTTTTCGAGGCTTTTGAATCTGGCGGGCATGCGTGTCTGTTGGGTACTCTGAAACGAGACAATCCGACAGGACTTGGGCGGATTGTGCGAGATTCATCGGGTGTTTTCGAGGGAATCGTCGAGGAAAAGGATGCATCCCCTGAGCAGCGAGCGATTGACGAGGTGAACATGAGCACCTACGTTTTTCAGGCTTCGCGGCTCGTCGAGGCTCTAACGCGGCTCGACAACAATAATGCCCAAGGTGAGTACTACTTGACCGACTGCCCCAAGATTTTGAAGGGGCTCGGAGACAAAGTAGACGCGGTACCGGTACTGAAGTCTTGTGAAGCGTACAGTATTAATTCGCGCGACCAACTCGCAGAGGTGGAGCGTGTGATGGCGGAAATTGGTTACAATAGTTGA
- a CDS encoding ribose-phosphate pyrophosphokinase, translated as MREIKIFSGRANPKLAEDVCNFLHLKLGRVALGEFPDGEIQCKIEEDVRGRDVFLVQPTCPPVNNNLMELLVMIDSCRRASAERITAVIPYYGYARQDRKDEGRVPITAKLVADLITSAGADRVLTMDLHAAQIQGFFNVPVDHLNASPVLNHYFLSLGIPTEELCVVSPDAGSIKRAVTHHRRLNGELAIVDKRRTSAHETTTKNIIGGPVEGKTAVIFDDMISTAGSICGAAKVVHKAGAREIYIAATHGVLCGPAVARLQAAPIKELILTDTIPQKSQDLLGNMKVLSVAPLLGEAIKRIHNDESISALFRENIA; from the coding sequence ATGCGTGAGATCAAAATCTTTAGCGGTCGTGCTAACCCTAAGCTTGCCGAAGATGTCTGCAATTTCCTGCATCTGAAGCTCGGCCGTGTCGCGCTGGGGGAATTCCCGGACGGAGAAATCCAGTGCAAGATCGAGGAAGATGTTCGCGGACGCGATGTCTTCCTGGTTCAGCCAACTTGCCCGCCGGTGAACAACAATCTGATGGAATTGCTGGTCATGATCGACAGTTGTCGTCGTGCCAGTGCCGAGCGAATCACTGCTGTAATTCCCTACTATGGCTACGCCCGACAGGACCGAAAGGATGAGGGGCGTGTTCCCATTACGGCCAAACTAGTCGCTGACTTGATCACTAGTGCTGGGGCGGACCGCGTGCTGACGATGGACCTGCATGCGGCCCAAATTCAGGGCTTTTTTAACGTTCCCGTCGACCACTTGAATGCCTCGCCGGTCCTTAATCACTACTTTCTAAGCCTTGGCATTCCGACGGAAGAACTGTGCGTAGTGAGTCCCGATGCGGGAAGTATCAAGCGGGCTGTGACGCATCATCGTCGGTTGAATGGTGAGCTGGCGATCGTCGATAAACGTCGGACGAGTGCTCATGAGACGACAACCAAAAACATTATTGGTGGCCCTGTCGAAGGAAAAACAGCGGTTATCTTCGACGATATGATCAGCACAGCTGGATCAATTTGCGGTGCAGCTAAAGTCGTTCACAAAGCCGGGGCCCGCGAAATCTACATCGCGGCGACGCATGGAGTGCTTTGCGGTCCGGCGGTGGCTCGGCTTCAAGCAGCACCGATCAAAGAGTTGATCCTGACTGATACGATTCCTCAGAAGTCGCAGGACCTTCTGGGAAATATGAAGGTCCTTTCTGTCGCTCCACTGTTAGGGGAAGCGATCAAGCGAATTCACAACGACGAATCGATTAGTGCTCTCTTTCGAGAGAACATCGCCTAG
- a CDS encoding co-chaperone GroES has protein sequence MAKSTRSKVIEYVEPIGDRVLVRKDEPKRTTKGGIALPDQAEIPTITGRIVAISTRIENDEDFPLRQYDKILFHPKEAIPVDFETDNQLFVVPVEDVVAVFRRETGKKTTKED, from the coding sequence ATGGCCAAATCGACCCGCAGCAAAGTGATTGAATATGTCGAACCGATCGGTGACCGCGTGCTCGTCCGGAAAGACGAACCGAAACGGACCACCAAAGGGGGCATTGCGCTGCCGGATCAGGCCGAAATTCCGACGATCACCGGTCGAATCGTGGCGATTTCCACACGAATTGAGAACGACGAAGATTTCCCGCTTCGCCAATACGACAAAATCTTGTTCCACCCGAAGGAAGCGATTCCAGTCGACTTCGAGACCGACAACCAGCTGTTTGTCGTCCCCGTGGAAGATGTCGTCGCCGTTTTCCGCCGCGAAACCGGCAAAAAGACGACCAAGGAAGACTAG
- the pth gene encoding aminoacyl-tRNA hydrolase has protein sequence MKLVVGLGNPGKKYEGTRHNVGFDVLDTLAKRHSASQPKAKFNGQLTELGVGGQKLMLLWPHTFMNKSGNSVRPAFDFYKLTRDDVLVVCDDFNLPLAKLRMKGKGSAGGQNGLADVIQKLGSDEVPRLRVGIGPPREGADVAGYVLSSFAKAEKPEIDLCVERAASAVEDWATQGLTHTMNQYNG, from the coding sequence ATGAAACTCGTCGTCGGGCTCGGAAATCCAGGCAAAAAGTACGAAGGCACCCGGCATAATGTGGGCTTCGACGTGCTCGATACGCTGGCAAAACGCCATAGCGCATCGCAGCCGAAAGCGAAGTTCAACGGTCAACTGACCGAACTGGGTGTTGGTGGTCAAAAGCTGATGTTGCTTTGGCCGCACACCTTTATGAACAAAAGCGGAAACAGTGTTCGACCTGCATTCGACTTTTATAAGTTAACGCGGGACGACGTTTTGGTTGTATGCGACGATTTCAATCTCCCTTTGGCGAAGCTTCGCATGAAGGGGAAAGGATCGGCAGGCGGCCAAAATGGCCTAGCGGATGTAATACAAAAGCTCGGCTCCGATGAGGTTCCCCGGCTTCGTGTCGGAATCGGACCTCCGCGAGAAGGAGCCGATGTGGCTGGATACGTTTTGAGCAGTTTTGCCAAGGCGGAAAAGCCTGAGATCGATTTGTGTGTTGAGCGTGCTGCTTCGGCAGTCGAAGACTGGGCAACCCAGGGTTTGACGCACACAATGAATCAATACAACGGATAA
- the rpsF gene encoding 30S ribosomal protein S6 has translation MAAYVYEGMFILDSNRYGKDPNGVSGKINALVEKLGGEILVSRMWAEQRLAYPINGQRRGTYWLTYFRLDSSQMDELNYACNINDDMLRYLFIKQDPRLVDMLIAHAEGHEFAGDDDSDSSGSSDSDDEDSSSEGEEETVEAAD, from the coding sequence TTGGCGGCTTACGTTTACGAGGGGATGTTCATTCTGGACTCCAACCGGTATGGAAAGGATCCCAATGGGGTCTCCGGAAAAATCAACGCCCTGGTTGAAAAGCTGGGAGGCGAAATCCTAGTTAGCCGCATGTGGGCGGAACAACGCTTGGCGTACCCGATCAACGGGCAGCGTCGTGGTACCTACTGGTTGACCTACTTCCGCTTGGACAGCTCGCAAATGGACGAGTTGAACTACGCGTGCAATATCAACGACGACATGCTGCGATACTTGTTCATCAAGCAAGATCCTCGCCTGGTCGACATGTTGATCGCTCACGCCGAAGGTCACGAATTCGCCGGTGACGACGACTCGGATTCTTCCGGCTCGAGCGATAGCGATGACGAAGATTCGTCCTCCGAAGGTGAAGAAGAAACCGTCGAAGCAGCAGACTAG
- the ssb gene encoding single-stranded DNA-binding protein: MASFNRVILVGNLTRDIDLRYVSGGGTAVTELGLAVNDRRKTQSGEWVDETTFVDVTLWGRTAEIASEYLSKGAPVLIEGRLKLDTWETDGQKRSKLRVVGEKMQMLGGRDGSGGGGSRGGSRPPQRQSQPQGGGGYGQGGSSDYDSYDDGSFGGQGSQGAADDDIPF, translated from the coding sequence ATGGCAAGTTTCAACCGAGTAATTCTGGTCGGGAACCTGACACGGGACATCGATTTGCGATACGTCTCCGGCGGAGGAACAGCCGTCACCGAGCTGGGCCTGGCGGTCAATGATCGACGCAAAACGCAATCGGGCGAATGGGTTGACGAGACCACGTTCGTCGATGTGACGTTGTGGGGACGGACTGCGGAAATTGCTAGTGAATACCTGAGCAAGGGTGCCCCTGTTTTGATTGAAGGACGCCTCAAGCTCGACACGTGGGAAACAGACGGCCAGAAGCGTTCCAAGCTTCGCGTCGTCGGCGAAAAGATGCAGATGCTCGGCGGACGAGACGGGAGCGGCGGCGGTGGAAGCCGTGGCGGTTCGCGACCTCCGCAACGGCAATCGCAACCTCAGGGTGGCGGTGGCTACGGCCAGGGCGGTTCGAGCGACTACGATTCCTACGATGACGGCAGCTTCGGGGGACAAGGTTCCCAAGGCGCCGCTGACGACGACATTCCGTTTTAG
- the rplI gene encoding 50S ribosomal protein L9, whose product MPTRSEKHKARPWKRLPKGKNGGIELLLIQSVDHLGKPGDVVEVRPGYANNYLIPQGLATVATTHHKRMVEKHKAKLAEIEKSRLAGLRAIADLLNRQSVTIEANANDEGHLYGSVGQAEIVAALKEQNFTVTPDQVRLQGPLKELGLYTVKIHLHAEIESELKVWVVPTVAGE is encoded by the coding sequence ATGCCAACTCGATCTGAAAAGCACAAAGCACGTCCTTGGAAGCGTCTTCCTAAAGGCAAAAACGGCGGTATCGAACTGCTGCTGATCCAATCGGTTGACCACCTTGGCAAGCCTGGCGACGTTGTCGAAGTTCGTCCTGGCTACGCCAACAACTACCTGATCCCACAGGGCTTGGCGACCGTCGCAACGACGCATCACAAGCGTATGGTCGAAAAGCACAAAGCAAAGCTGGCCGAGATCGAAAAGTCGCGTTTGGCCGGTCTGCGTGCAATCGCCGATTTGCTCAATCGTCAAAGTGTTACGATCGAAGCCAATGCCAACGACGAAGGCCACTTGTATGGCAGCGTTGGTCAGGCCGAAATCGTTGCGGCATTGAAAGAGCAGAACTTCACCGTGACCCCAGATCAGGTTCGCCTGCAAGGTCCGCTGAAAGAACTCGGTTTGTATACCGTTAAGATTCACCTTCATGCCGAAATTGAATCGGAACTGAAGGTTTGGGTTGTTCCGACCGTCGCCGGCGAATAA
- the dnaB gene encoding replicative DNA helicase → MATGSKSKKRRFEDREEVSTNILDNQPPCSVEAEHCVLGSIILLPDVLDDVIMVLRPEDFYDDANKKLFEHMVDLHNSGRKIDVTLLSEHLRDTGDWEFVGGAAYLAKVARSVPHAAHAVSYAEIVRKKATSRNLILAATDILQDAYQEAGKPEELIGRAEQKIFSILDGRDSRSMASMREIVTVAMERIDARLRGEANEDGVLTGFADLDEMTSGFHGSQLLILAARPAMGKTAFAMNIAENVAVHDKVPVLFVSLEMGSVELCDRLLCSVARVNGHRLRNGTLSNEDRARLIEKSSLVGEAPLFVDDSPSRTVAEIAASARRIIRNEKRLGLIVIDYLQLIEPDNAEDPRQEQVAKIARRLKGLAREMNVPILCLAQLNRQAEVSKDNKPKLSHLRESGAIEQDADVVMFVHREEYYHHGEEREQYAGQAEIIIGKQRAGPVGDIKLTWLKDFTRFENAFDREPDDFSAFNQGEGGF, encoded by the coding sequence TTGGCTACCGGTAGCAAATCGAAGAAGCGACGGTTTGAGGATCGAGAAGAGGTAAGCACCAATATTCTCGATAACCAGCCGCCCTGCAGCGTCGAGGCAGAGCATTGCGTGCTCGGCAGTATTATTTTGCTGCCTGACGTTCTCGACGACGTCATCATGGTTCTTCGGCCGGAGGACTTCTATGACGATGCCAATAAGAAGCTCTTCGAGCATATGGTCGACTTGCACAACAGTGGACGCAAGATTGACGTCACCCTGCTAAGCGAGCATCTGCGTGACACTGGCGACTGGGAATTCGTCGGTGGCGCGGCATATCTCGCCAAAGTCGCGCGAAGCGTACCACATGCGGCCCATGCGGTGAGCTACGCTGAGATTGTTCGGAAGAAAGCAACAAGCCGAAATCTTATTCTCGCCGCCACGGACATCTTGCAAGATGCCTATCAGGAAGCAGGCAAGCCGGAAGAATTGATCGGCCGGGCGGAACAGAAGATCTTTAGCATTCTCGACGGTCGCGACAGTCGAAGCATGGCCAGCATGCGCGAGATCGTGACCGTGGCGATGGAACGCATTGATGCCCGGCTCCGTGGCGAAGCGAATGAAGATGGTGTGCTGACAGGGTTCGCTGATCTCGATGAGATGACGAGCGGTTTCCATGGAAGTCAGCTGCTGATCCTCGCGGCTCGTCCAGCTATGGGTAAAACAGCGTTCGCAATGAATATCGCTGAAAACGTGGCTGTTCACGACAAAGTCCCGGTGCTGTTCGTCAGCTTGGAAATGGGCTCGGTCGAGTTATGCGACCGACTCTTGTGTAGCGTTGCGAGAGTCAACGGTCACCGACTGCGTAATGGCACGCTCAGCAATGAAGATCGTGCTCGCTTAATCGAGAAGTCTTCGTTGGTAGGCGAAGCCCCGCTGTTTGTGGACGACTCGCCAAGTCGAACGGTGGCAGAAATCGCGGCGTCTGCTCGACGAATTATTCGTAACGAGAAGCGTCTTGGTTTGATCGTTATCGACTATTTGCAGCTGATCGAGCCGGACAATGCAGAAGATCCACGGCAAGAACAAGTCGCCAAGATCGCTCGGCGATTAAAAGGTTTGGCTCGTGAAATGAACGTGCCGATCTTGTGTCTCGCCCAGTTGAACCGGCAAGCGGAAGTCTCGAAAGACAACAAGCCGAAGCTTAGTCACCTTCGTGAATCGGGGGCCATCGAGCAGGATGCCGACGTCGTCATGTTCGTCCACCGTGAGGAATACTATCACCACGGCGAAGAACGCGAACAGTACGCCGGTCAGGCCGAAATCATTATCGGTAAGCAGCGTGCAGGCCCCGTTGGCGATATCAAGCTGACTTGGCTCAAGGACTTTACGCGATTTGAGAACGCATTCGACCGCGAGCCAGACGATTTCTCGGCATTCAACCAAGGCGAGGGAGGCTTTTAA
- a CDS encoding arginyltransferase, giving the protein MSHRYGAKFIDVEETCPYLPDRLAVLPFYLTEFRADPRSFDQALAEGVRRSGIFIYHTQCPGCNACEPIRIPVEEFKPRRRHRRVLKKAEPELRVEIGEPMVDRERVDLYNKHKVGRGLGEPGSEIDIRSLKEFIGISCCDSREFRYYRGDDLVGIAIADVGQEAMSAVYCYFDSEMSELSIGNFSVLKQIEACRAWGLKYLYLGFYVAGNDHMKYKANYLPHERRIDGEWIRFDS; this is encoded by the coding sequence GTGAGCCATCGCTACGGAGCAAAATTTATCGACGTCGAAGAGACGTGCCCTTACCTGCCGGACCGGCTGGCTGTGCTACCGTTCTATCTGACCGAATTCCGAGCGGATCCTCGCTCGTTTGATCAAGCTTTGGCCGAAGGCGTTCGGCGATCGGGCATCTTCATCTATCACACGCAATGCCCTGGTTGTAATGCCTGCGAACCGATTCGCATTCCAGTCGAAGAGTTTAAGCCGCGTCGGCGCCATCGTCGCGTGCTTAAGAAAGCAGAGCCTGAGCTACGCGTCGAGATCGGTGAACCGATGGTCGATCGTGAGCGAGTCGACCTATACAACAAGCACAAAGTCGGCCGAGGGCTTGGCGAGCCAGGCAGTGAGATTGATATCCGTAGTTTGAAAGAGTTTATCGGAATCAGCTGCTGCGACAGTCGTGAGTTTCGGTACTATCGTGGTGATGACTTGGTCGGTATTGCCATCGCTGACGTAGGACAAGAAGCAATGTCGGCTGTCTATTGCTATTTCGATTCTGAAATGTCAGAGCTAAGCATTGGAAATTTCTCTGTTCTGAAGCAAATCGAAGCGTGCCGTGCGTGGGGGCTTAAGTACTTGTATCTCGGTTTCTATGTCGCTGGCAACGACCACATGAAGTACAAAGCCAACTACCTCCCGCACGAACGTCGGATCGATGGAGAGTGGATTCGATTCGACTCATAG